A region of Culicoides brevitarsis isolate CSIRO-B50_1 chromosome 1, AGI_CSIRO_Cbre_v1, whole genome shotgun sequence DNA encodes the following proteins:
- the LOC134836785 gene encoding uncharacterized protein LOC134836785 isoform X2, which translates to MNHGMAGISRERSFVRTSGQNIQQHNQQIREKPALEIYRPPNVRIDNNSNGGMMGMPQNKLNVHAEEFQMKRPLHQQMGHHLQQSKSSSNMHPYNLHLPLARMQAATRPMIYNQMPHHNIFQQQSHPHQQQTHVPLMASPSSSNVMQPRVKFAPDPVIHQVAQNKVQPMNPFHQQQQQQQSAMKIPNPLQRSKSLTSADNLINRSFAGLSLSADVTDIGQFAPEVQAVIDKAVIDPNQLSARALMELATKIMERAIEGRRYALPVARLCIQIIAKEQKETFLEAMLNTCRQWYNEREKVLGVPPQSKIPARPRFTSFMSFLTEMFCQLKRRQLQLKTHCDGAPPPLVLLTLLEKCCEDCVKPPVRSLAEIECLFFVLTCIGRDLEQHLPQQLEMLLTAVRDAFLNSSASVPAIRRTLLQLIELQASRWQLPGNTVLYYYPTQRQTMTNN; encoded by the exons ATGAATCATGGAATGGCGGGAATTTCGCGCGAAAGGAGCTTTGTAAGGACTTCCGGGCAGAATATTCAG CAACACAACCAGCAGATTCGTGAGAAGCCAGCACTTGAAATATATCGACCTCCAA aTGTTCGGATTGATAATAATTCAAATGGCGGGATGATGGGAATGCCGCAGAACAAGTTGAATGTGCATGCTGAGGAATTTCAGATGAAGAg aCCTCTTCATCAACAAATGGGACATCACTTACAACAATCCAAGTCCTCGTCAAATATGCATCCATACAATCTTCATTTGCCTCTGGCTCGCATGCAGGCTGCTACTCGTCCCATGATCTACAACCAAATGCCGCATCACAACATTTTCCAGCAACAATCGCATCCGCATCAGCAACAAACGCACGTTCCCTTGATGGCATCGCCTTCTTCGAGCAACGTCATGCAACCCCGTGTGAAATTCGCTCCTGATCCCGTCATTCATCAAGTTGCCCAAAACAAAGTTCAACCAATGAATCCTTTCcatcagcaacaacaacaacaacaatctgCCATGAAGATCCCGAATCCGCTGCAACGCTCGAAATCCCTCACATCTGCCGATAATCTCATAAATCGCAGTTTCGCTGGTTTGAGTTTGTCTGCGGATGTCACGGATATCGGGCAATTTGCGCCCGAAGTGCAAGCTGTCATCGACAAGGCGGTTATTGATCCGAATCAGTTGTCGGCTCGCGCTTTGATGGAACTCGCCACGAAAATTATGGAGCGGGCGATTGAGGGACGACGTTATGCGTTGCCCGTGGCGCGATTGTGCATCCAAATTATCGCGAAGGAACAGAAGGAAACGTTCTTGGAAGCGATGCTGAACACGTGTCGTCAGTGGTATAATGAACGTGAAAAGGTGTTGGGTGTACCGCCGCAGTCAAAAATACCGGCAAGACCGCGATTCACGTCGTTTATGTCATTTCTCACGGAAATGTTTTGTCAATTGAAACGACGTCAATTACAACTCAAGACGCACTGTGATGGCgc accTCCTCCATTGGTTCTCTTAACACTACTTGAAAAATGTTGCGAGGACTGTGTCAAGCCTCCCGTACGTTCATTGGCtgag atCGAATGTTTGTTCTTTGTTCTCACCTGCATTGGTCGCGACTTGGAACAACACTTGCCTCAGCAGTTGGAGATGTTATTGACAGCCGTTCGTGATGCTTTCTTGAATTCAAGTGCTAG cgtTCCTGCGATACGACGCACCTTGCTTCAATTAATCGAGTTACAAGCATCCAGATGGCAACTTCCCGGAAACACGGTACTCTACTACTATCCAACTCAACGACAAACAATGACGAATAATTGA
- the LOC134836785 gene encoding uncharacterized protein LOC134836785 isoform X1 codes for MNHGMAGISRERSFVRTSGQNIQNANKRRSLAFHQQQHNQQIREKPALEIYRPPNVRIDNNSNGGMMGMPQNKLNVHAEEFQMKRPLHQQMGHHLQQSKSSSNMHPYNLHLPLARMQAATRPMIYNQMPHHNIFQQQSHPHQQQTHVPLMASPSSSNVMQPRVKFAPDPVIHQVAQNKVQPMNPFHQQQQQQQSAMKIPNPLQRSKSLTSADNLINRSFAGLSLSADVTDIGQFAPEVQAVIDKAVIDPNQLSARALMELATKIMERAIEGRRYALPVARLCIQIIAKEQKETFLEAMLNTCRQWYNEREKVLGVPPQSKIPARPRFTSFMSFLTEMFCQLKRRQLQLKTHCDGAPPPLVLLTLLEKCCEDCVKPPVRSLAEIECLFFVLTCIGRDLEQHLPQQLEMLLTAVRDAFLNSSASVPAIRRTLLQLIELQASRWQLPGNTVLYYYPTQRQTMTNN; via the exons ATGAATCATGGAATGGCGGGAATTTCGCGCGAAAGGAGCTTTGTAAGGACTTCCGGGCAGAATATTCAG AATGCGAATAAACGACGAAGTCTCGCATTTCATCAACAGCAACACAACCAGCAGATTCGTGAGAAGCCAGCACTTGAAATATATCGACCTCCAA aTGTTCGGATTGATAATAATTCAAATGGCGGGATGATGGGAATGCCGCAGAACAAGTTGAATGTGCATGCTGAGGAATTTCAGATGAAGAg aCCTCTTCATCAACAAATGGGACATCACTTACAACAATCCAAGTCCTCGTCAAATATGCATCCATACAATCTTCATTTGCCTCTGGCTCGCATGCAGGCTGCTACTCGTCCCATGATCTACAACCAAATGCCGCATCACAACATTTTCCAGCAACAATCGCATCCGCATCAGCAACAAACGCACGTTCCCTTGATGGCATCGCCTTCTTCGAGCAACGTCATGCAACCCCGTGTGAAATTCGCTCCTGATCCCGTCATTCATCAAGTTGCCCAAAACAAAGTTCAACCAATGAATCCTTTCcatcagcaacaacaacaacaacaatctgCCATGAAGATCCCGAATCCGCTGCAACGCTCGAAATCCCTCACATCTGCCGATAATCTCATAAATCGCAGTTTCGCTGGTTTGAGTTTGTCTGCGGATGTCACGGATATCGGGCAATTTGCGCCCGAAGTGCAAGCTGTCATCGACAAGGCGGTTATTGATCCGAATCAGTTGTCGGCTCGCGCTTTGATGGAACTCGCCACGAAAATTATGGAGCGGGCGATTGAGGGACGACGTTATGCGTTGCCCGTGGCGCGATTGTGCATCCAAATTATCGCGAAGGAACAGAAGGAAACGTTCTTGGAAGCGATGCTGAACACGTGTCGTCAGTGGTATAATGAACGTGAAAAGGTGTTGGGTGTACCGCCGCAGTCAAAAATACCGGCAAGACCGCGATTCACGTCGTTTATGTCATTTCTCACGGAAATGTTTTGTCAATTGAAACGACGTCAATTACAACTCAAGACGCACTGTGATGGCgc accTCCTCCATTGGTTCTCTTAACACTACTTGAAAAATGTTGCGAGGACTGTGTCAAGCCTCCCGTACGTTCATTGGCtgag atCGAATGTTTGTTCTTTGTTCTCACCTGCATTGGTCGCGACTTGGAACAACACTTGCCTCAGCAGTTGGAGATGTTATTGACAGCCGTTCGTGATGCTTTCTTGAATTCAAGTGCTAG cgtTCCTGCGATACGACGCACCTTGCTTCAATTAATCGAGTTACAAGCATCCAGATGGCAACTTCCCGGAAACACGGTACTCTACTACTATCCAACTCAACGACAAACAATGACGAATAATTGA
- the LOC134827544 gene encoding protein mahjong produces the protein MASPANTDAIMQGRDLHKILQLWEEKHSTSGYDPEPVVTRIAEILEEETAIYMRKDPDPFDERHPSRHYPECELGKMLKLLFRKDTFMTRLVNDYLRDNYFTNLQNIQQSSNNLNIAASRLILVIMPGLETSAVFQMEFDQLITRLYSWAENAEEPLRSYSVGLLGAAMDVQEITVGFREHNIRLMPKMLERLRMLQTTFKAARECNNGGEGTSMQTPTKAFTDLSLDGHDDENAKSNPAPKESTSNYNTERPFAHLGGGSAPSSPDACSKGIASPKMNGMSQKFPNVIDLNALFRNEASQGGTSDRTSGYVRNMIPIYPPTIETSQMLILRYLTPMGEYQEFLPCIFEHQAMGLIFRYIDNIDPKDTCLAFEALKYLASLLCHKKFTLEFLSHGGLERLLRVPRPSLAATGVSVAFYYLAYCEEAMERICTMSPKIIEQLVSYELSLLGCNHDSGRCHATMFFGLSFQFKIMLDEFDRQDGLRKLVNVISVLPILSNSEDYSLNDDEQCAARQVMRHVCVTLKKYFESHLFYKYNQVTRQQNLHVLSTPAVVTKAPKNSIDVINEQIRSLQEIIPMRSQWPPMDEFIRLGGVTLLLRIVALAYDWNGSRTCISETARSALDVLNIGCVVSKVQQIFCERIDFPDSASVAGISIILGAAEGEVGPDPDVQRSALSVLVNSICAPVNRPSGAVARYGSAKKKTSNKSSEEQIQKIWESVRSNNGIIVLLQMMQIKTPITDADCIRGMACRALAGLARSETVRQIIGKLPLFTSGQLQTLMRDPILQEKRAEHVQFQKYALELMERVSGRTKPSMSEADVSLINIHKANVVAQTKIQFNEQQLNQLIYQHLMARGMQDTAACLIKEAQLKNVPFAPKPQMPLSPFPFRSPANAILPARSRLIRGKNLEHSYPATSSNAMDTTVANNLTVNEPEESIAAASTPIKLIKKNSGGNSNNNNNNSSLVHANQTNHQRSLQKQVTSETFLTPRNAPEQQPNITLDNIIAEFLTNQHSLCKHPMSTCPQFDLFKPHKCPEPRPHKVSGLNTNFAARYVQRQLGFNSQKLDRRLVHTNFTSSKVIRTDTDTQFTCVDFTPCTSQLVVGMQSGEVKCFTIHDGAEEWSYNCHESNIVGLKMSRDGRFLLTSSTWRSPLSALWLVDNKQVTPKQQWEDEEFCEFSNVVQDKVLGTKSEMATIYDLNTGQKIASFVPQIYNQYNKNRATFDPTDELILSDGVLWDVRSGRDIHKFDKLNQNLSGVFHPNGLEVISNTEVWDLRTFHLLRTVNTIEQCQLKFSAQNVMYAISYEVDNNMDMDNYNSYDTSFKVLDSLDYSSIATVDVKRNIYDLCVNRFGTKIAVVENQGGYATTEESVVKIYSVGRKKHNEDEMEEEDDEPTDGSDQSDSDNDHDSDNDDFDMDPSANNRRRRNRNDGNNQNEDQNDDEEDSDSSDDDDSDDNSAGSDSWETDSDIEAILEFDGLM, from the exons ATGGCATCTCCCGCAAACACAGACGCCATCATGCAGGGCAGAGACTTGCACAAGATCCTGCAGCTGTGGGAGGAAAAACACTCGACGTCTGGCTACGATCCCGAGCCCGTAGTGACGAG aatcgCGGAAATTTTGGAAGAAGAGACGGCAATTTACATGCGAAAAGATCCGGATCCCTTCGATGAGCGTCATCCGTCGCGCCATTACCCCGAATGCGAGTTGGGCAAGATGCTGAAGCTCCTTTTTCGCAAAGACACCTTCATGACACGTCTCGTGAACGACTATTTGCGCGACAATTACTTCACAAATCTCCAAAATATCCAGCAGAGCAgcaataatttgaatataGCAGCAAGTCGATTAATTCTCGTCATTATGCCGGGTCTTGAAACGTCAGCGGTGTTCCAGATGGAGTTTGATCAACTCATAACGCGACTTTATTCGTGGGCAGAAAATGCAGAAGAACCTTTAAGGAGTTATTCCGTGGGGTTATTGGGCGCTGCGATGGATGTGCAGGAAATTACCGTCGGATTTCGTGAGCATAACATCCGATTAATGCCAAAGATGCTCGAAAGGCTGAGGATGTTGCAAACGACGTTTAAAGCAGCGCGTGAATGTAATAATGGAGGCGAAGGAACATCGATGCAGACACCAACGAAGGCATTTACGGACCTGAGTCTCGACGGGCATGACGATGAAAATGCCAAAAGTAATCCGGCGCCGAAGGAGAGCACAAGTAATTACAATACAGAACGTCCTTTTGCGCATTTGGGCGGCGGAAGTGCTCCATCGAGTCCTGATGCGTGCAGTAAGGGAATCGCTAGTCCCAAAATGAATG gaaTGTCCCAAAAATTCCCGAACGTCATAGATCTGAACGCATTATTCCGCAACGAAGCCAGTCAGGGAGGCACCTCCGATCGAACATCCGGTTATGTTCGCAACATGATCCCCATCTACCCACCTACCATCGAAACGAGTCAAATGTTAATTCTTCGTTACCTGACCCCGATGGGCGAATACCAAGAATTCCTGCCGTGCATTTTCGAGCATCAAGCGATGGGCCTAATTTTCCGCTACATCGACAACATCGATCCCAAAGACACGTGTCTCGCCTTCGAAGCTCTCAAGTATCTCGCCTCGCTTTTATGCCACAAAAAATTCACGCTGGAATTTCTGTCGCATGGCGGCTTAGAACGTCTTTTACGGGTGCCAAGACCTTCGTTAGCGGCAACTGGCGTATCGGTTGCCTTTTATTACCTTGCGTATTGCGAAGAAGCGATGGAACGAATTTGCACGATGTCACCGAAAATCATCGAGCAACTCGTTTCGTATGAATTGTCACTGTTGGGATGCAATCACGACTCGGGCAGATGTCACGCAACAATGTTCTTCGGATTGTCGTTTCAGTTTAAGATCATGTTGGATGAGTTTGATCGACAGGATGGCTTGAGGAAATTGGTGAATGTGATTTCAGTTCTTCCGATTTTGTCAAATAGTGAAGATTACAGTTTGAATGATGATGAACAATGTGCAGCAAGACAAGTTATGCGACATGTTTGTGTTACgctgaagaaatattttgagagtCATCTTTTCTACAAGTACAATCAAGTTACGCGACAACAGAATTTACATGTTTTATCGACACCGGCAGTTGTAACGAag gcACCCAAAAACAGCATCGATGTCATCAACGAACAAATCAGATCCCTACAAGAAATCATCCCGATGCGTTCTCAATGGCCTCCGATGGATGAATTCATCAGACTTGGCGGTGTCACGTTACTACTTCGAATTGTCGCTCTCGCCTACGACTGGAACGGTTCTCGAACTTGCATTTCTGAAACAGCTCGATCCGCGCTCGACGTCTTAAACATCGGTTGCGTCGTTTCCAaagttcaacaaattttctgcGAACGAATAGATTTCCCCGATTCTGCGAGTGTTGCCGGCATCAGTATCATCTTAGGCGCTGCTGAAGGCGAAGTTGGTCCTGACCCCGATGTGCAACGATCTGCCTTGAGTGTTCTTGTCAACAGCATTTGTGCGCCCGTGAATCGACCCAGCGGAGCTGTCGCACGTTACGGAAGTGCCAAGAAAAAAACCTCAAACAAGAGTTCGGAGGagcaaatccaaaaaatttgggAAAGTGTGCGTTCGAACAACGGAATTATCGTTTTACTTCAAATGATGCAGATAAAAACTCCGATTACCGATGCGGATTGTATTCGTGGGATGGCATGTCGAGCTCTTGCGGGTCTCGCGAGATCAGAAACCGTCAGACAAATCATCGGAAAGTTACCTCTTTTCACAAGCGGACAACTTCAAACGTTAATGCGCGATCCAATTCTGCAGGAAAAACGCGCGGAACACGTGCAATTCCAAAAATACGCTTTAGAGCTGATGGAACGTGTCTCCGGTCGAACGAAACCCTCCATGAGCGAAGCTGATGTCTCGTTAATTAACATTCACAAGGCCAATGTCGTGGCACAAACGAAAATTCAGTTCAACGAACAGCagttaaatcaattaatttatcagcATTTGATGGCGCGCGGTATGCAAGACACTGCCGCATGCCTAATTAAGGAAGCACAACTCAAAAACGTCCCTTTTGCACCAAAACCTCAAATGCCATTGTCACCATTTCCCTTTAGATCGCCCGCTAATGCGATTTTACCGGCGCGAAGTCGTTTAATTCGCGGTAAAAACCTCGAACATAGTTATCCCGCGACGAGTTCGAATGCCATGGATACCACAGTTGCCAATAATTTAACAGTAAATGAACCGGAAGAAAGTATCGCAGCTGCCAGTACGCCCATTAAGCTCATAAAAAAGAATTCCGGAGGCAAtagtaataacaacaacaacaacagtagCTTAGTTCATGCCAACCAAACGAACCATCAGAGGTCGTTGCAAAAGCAAGTGACGTCAGAAACGTTTTTAACGCCGCGCAATGCCCCCGAGCAACAACCAAACATAACTTTAGACAACATAATAGCCGAATTCCTTACCAATCAGCACTCCTTGTGTAAACATCCGATGTCAACTTGTCCGCAATTCGATCTTTTCAAGCCACACAAATGCCCTGAACCGCGTCCCCACAAAGTTTCCGGCCTTAATACGAATTTCGCGGCACGCTATGTGCAACGCCAGCTTGgatttaattcacaaaaactcGATCGACGCTTGGTTCACACGAATTTCACCTCGAGCAAGGTCATTCGAACGGATACCGACACGCAATTTACGTGTGTCGATTTCACGCCTTGCACGTCGCAGCTCGTTGTCGGGATGCAAAGTGGCGAAGTGAAGTGTTTCACGATACACGATGGCGCCGAGGAATGGAGTTACAACTGCCACGAATCGAATATCGTTGGTTTGAAAATGAGTCGTGATGGAAGATTTTTACTGACTTCGTCGACATGGCGATCGCCCCTTTCCGCGCTGTGGCTCGTAGACAATAAACAAGTAACGCCGAAACAACAATGGGAGGACGAAGAATTCTGTGAATTTAGTAACGTAGTGCAAGATAAGGTCCTTGGAACAAAGTCGGAAATGGCGACAATTTACGATTTAAATACGGGACAAAAAATTGCGAGCTTCGTGCCTCAAATTTACAATCAGTACAATAAGAATCGAGCTACTTTTGATCCCACAGATGAGTTAATTTTGTCAGATGGAGTGTTATGGGACGTGAGATCAGGTCGTGATATCcacaaatttgacaaattaaatcaaaatttgagcgGCGTCTTTCATCCGAACGGTTTGGAGGTCATTTCGAACACGGAAGTCTGGGATTTGAGGACATTCCATCTGCTGCGAACCGTAAACACGATCGAACAGTGCCAACTAAAGTTCTCCGCGCAAAATGTCATGTACGCCATTTCGTACGAAGTCGACAATAACATGGATATGGACAATTACAACAGCTACGACACGAGTTTTAAGGTGCTCGATAGTCTGGATTACTCGAGTATCGCGACCGTGGATGTCAAACGGAACATTTACGACTTGTGCGTAAATAGATTTGGCACGAAAATTGCTGTGGTAGAGAATCAAGGGGGATATGCGACTACCGAGGAGTCTGTTGTCAAAATTTACAGCGTTGGGCGGAAGAAGCACAACGAAGACGAGATG gaAGAGGAAGATGACGAACCAACAGATGGATCGGATCAAAGTGACTCCGATAATGATCACGATtcag atAATGATGATTTCGATATGGATCCGTCGGCAAACAATCGACGAAGGCGCAATCGGAACGACGGCAACAACCAAAATGAGGACCAAAATGATGACGAGGAAGATTCAGATTCATCAGACGACGACGATTCTGACGACAATTCTGCGGGCAGTGATTCATGGGAAACTGATTCCGATATTGAAGCCATTTtaga atttgatgGTTTAATGTAA
- the LOC134827545 gene encoding glutathione synthetase-like: MVYFKQYIPVPDDEAQFETLVTKVKDFALMHGACMRAKDKFDPDVLQFAPFVLIPSPFPRKEFEMALYLQPILNELMHRVAHDEEFLRQTLEKTIKVDPFTAKLFKIFETCQREGVKQPIALGCIRSDLMLESTCSSTNSRKRKSGCCVKDLEDCCVYCCFKQVEINTIASGFGHLGPISRTVQEYALRELGQEEKVKNLPENTALSGLCDGMIRAWDLYGCHEAVIMFVIENVSYNICDQRFHEFHIRKARPDIKVIRKNLTQIYKNGQLNDKGELCIDGKIVSVVYFRAGYEPAQYPTENEWDARLMIERSLAIKCPTIGYHLAGTKKVQQALATPGVLNRFLQDEKKINDVQEIFTGIYALDKSEEGDRAVKMALEHPERFVMKPQREGGGNNVFGKDIPAVLSKMTDLERSAWVLMEQIVPPMTKGYIIRPRQPIPKEPTDLVSELGIFGVIIGTKDEILFNKQTGHMFRTKLSTANEGGVAAGLGALDSPYLID, from the coding sequence ATGGTTTACTTCAAGCAATATATCCCAGTGCCCGATGATGAAGCTCAATTCGAGACTCTTGTCACAAAAGTAAAGGATTTTGCCTTGATGCATGGGGCTTGTATGCGAGCCAAAGACAAATTCGACCCAGATGTGTTGCAATTCGCCCCTTTTGTGCTGATTCCGAGTCCATTTCCGCGAAAAGAGTTCGAAATGGCGCTCTACCTTCAACCAATCTTGAACGAATTGATGCATCGCGTCGCTCATGATGAAGAATTCCTGCGACAAACGCTCGAAAAGACGATAAAAGTTGATCCTTTCACTGCCAAACTCTTTAAAATCTTCGAAACTTGTCAGCGGGAAGGCGTCAAACAACCCATCGCCCTTGGATGTATTCGTTCCGACTTGATGCTCGAGTCAACTTGCTCCTCGACAAACTCCCGAAAGCGAAAAAGCGGATGTTGCGTCAAAGATTTGGAAGATTGTTGTGTCTATTGTTGCTTCAAACAGGTCGAAATCAATACAATCGCTTCCGGGTTCGGGCATTTGGGTCCCATAAGTCGCACAGTACAGGAATATGCCTTACGCGAGCTCGGACAAgaggaaaaagtgaaaaatctcCCGGAAAATACGGCTCTTTCGGGTTTGTGTGACGGAATGATTCGCGCATGGGACTTGTACGGATGCCACGAAGCTGTCATCATGTTCgttattgaaaatgtttcgtACAACATTTGCGATCAGCGATTTCACGAGTTTCATATTCGCAAAGCGCGGCCCGATATTAAGGTAATTCGCAAGAATTTGAcgcaaatttacaaaaatggtCAACTAAATGACAAGGGAGAGCTTTGTATCGACGGAAAAATTGTGAGTGTCGTGTATTTTCGTGCCGGATACGAGCCAGCGCAATATCCAACGGAAAATGAGTGGGATGCGCGACTCATGATTGAACGTTCGCTCGCGATAAAATGCCCGACGATCGGTTATCATCTCGCAGGCACGAAAAAAGTGCAACAAGCACTCGCAACGCCCGGGGTTTTGAACCGTTTCTTGCAAGACGAGAAGAAAATCAACGACGTGCAGGAAATTTTCACCGGAATTTATGCCTTAGACAAGTCCGAAGAGGGAGACAGAGCAGTTAAAATGGCTTTGGAGCACCCGGAACGGTTTGTCATGAAGCCGCAACGTGAGGGAGGCGGCAACAACGTTTTTGGTAAAGACATTCCCGCAGTATTAAGTAAAATGACGGATTTGGAGCGTTCGGCGTGGGTTCTCATGGAACAAATTGTCCCGCCGATGACAAAAGGATATATTATTAGACCGCGACAACCCATTCCGAAAGAACCGACAGATTTGGTGTCTGAACTCGGGATTTTTGGCGTAATTATTGGGACAAAAGATGagattttgttcaataaaCAAACGGGGCACATGTTCAGAACGAAGCTTTCGACGGCGAATGAAGGAGGTGTTGCTGCTGGATTGGGAGCTCTTGATAGTCCTTACTTAATTGATTGA
- the LOC134838329 gene encoding sideroflexin-2 gives MAEGRIDVDKPLYDLSTFKGRFLHFAWVTDPRTCVVQDAELYKAKTLVEQYRKGEEPKETTLAQIKYAKKLYESAFHPDTGDLQNVFGRMSFQVPGGMLITGGMLQWYKTTQAVVFWQWINQSFNALVNYTNRNANSPVSTTQLGVAYVSATSSALVTAIGYKAWLSKRASPFFQRYVPFSAVAAANCVNIPLMRQNELLYGIDVQDANGNIVGKSRLAAAKGISQVVFSRIVMAAPGMLVLPIIMERMEKKPWFSRLSALHGPFQVMVCGCFLTFMVPFACAIFPQRACLSTTMMKRFEPELYKEMEDNTKGNIPTTVYFNKGL, from the exons atggCAGAAGGTCGCATCGATGTCGATAAGCCGCTGTACGATTTGAGCACGTTCAAGGGTCGTTTCCTGCATTTCGCGTGGGTAACAGACCCGCGAACTTGCGTTGTGCAGGATGCCGAGCTGTACAAGGCCAAAACGCTCGTCGAGCAATATCGCAAAGGCGAAGAACCCAAAGAAACGACCTTGGCTCAGATCaaatatgcgaaaaaattgTACGAAAGCGCTTTTCATCCGGATACGGGGGACTTGCAAAACGTTTTTGGGCGCATGAGTTTCCAAGTACCGGGCGGTATGCTCATCACGGGCGGCATGTTGCAATGGTACAAGACGACACAAGCCGTTGTCTTTTGGCAATGGATCAATCAGTCGTTCAATGCGTTGGTAAATTACACGAATCGCAACGCAAATTCGCCGGTTTCGACGACGCAGCTGGGCGTTGCTTACGTTTCGGCGACATCTTCGGCACTTGTTACTGCCATCGGGTACAAAGCGTGGCTCAGTAAGCGGGCAAGTCCCTTTTTTCAGCGTTATGTGCCGTTTTCTGCTGTGGCAGCTGCTAATtgt gtcaacATTCCACTGATGCGTCAAAACGAGTTACTTTACGGCATCGATGTGCAAGACGCGAACGGAAATATCGTCGGAAAGAGTCGTTTGGCAGCTGCCAAGGGAATTTCGCAAGTTGTCTTCTCGCGTATCGTGATGGCAGCGCCGGGAATGCTCGTGCTTCCGATTATCATGGAACGGATGGAGAAAAAACCGTGGTTTAGTCGTCTTTCGGCGTTGCATGGACCCTTTCAAGTTATGGTTTGCGGGTGTTTCTTGACGTTTATGGTACCATTCGCATGTGCCATCTTCCCGCAAAGGGCTTGCTTGTCGACGACAATGATGAAACGCTTCGAACCCGAATTGTACAAAGAAATGGAGGACAATACCAAAGGAAACATTCCAACTACGGTCTATTTCAACAAGGgactttaa
- the LOC134837275 gene encoding bolA-like protein 3: MLKNIFRGPGSRYISLFSRVWSGNSTQATSNNSEEVLKKILEERFPKADRVKVEDVSGGCGAMYEIFVESVEFKGLNTVKQHKLITEALKEQIKEMHGLRIRTSIPIGK, from the exons atGTTGAAGAACATTTTCCGAGGTCCCGGATCGAGATACATTTCC ttattttctcGTGTCTGGTCTGGCAACTCCACACAAGCAACAAGCAACAACTCGGAAGAAgtcttgaagaaaattttggaagaaaGATTTCCAAAAGCTGACAGAGTCAAAGTTGAAGATGTCTCCGGCGGATGCGGTGCAATGtacgaaatttttgtagaaagtGTAGAATTTAAGGGACTGAACACGGTGAAACAACATAAACTTATAACGGAAGCTCTGAAGGAGCAAATTAAGGAAATGCATGGATTGAGAATACGCACGTCGATCCCGATTgggaagtaa
- the LOC134838416 gene encoding GSK-3-binding protein-like has translation MPSKQNEADVLAVEELVHEIRENLRLKARPSHHPNRSRPSPYHIPCRSWSEPSPHNPTATDKQQTTHPIIKKKPAPEDTIDDPYELLQQLIKNNNLVKEAVRRLQHNFSSPKQRYFYESDEESHSPIVMMCQLES, from the coding sequence ATGCCAAGCAAGCAAAATGAAGCTGATGTACTAGCAGTAGAAGAATTAGTACATGAAATCCGAGAAAACTTACGACTAAAAGCCAGACCGTCACATCATCCTAATCGCAGCAGGCCATCGCCATACCACATCCCATGCAGATCGTGGAGCGAGCCGAGCCCGCATAACCCGACAGCGACAGACAAGCAACAAACCACACATCCCATTATCAAAAAGAAACCCGCTCCCGAGGACACAATAGATGACCCCTACGAGCTACTGCAACaactaatcaaaaataataacctAGTTAAGGAAGCCGTTCGTCGGCTACAGCACAACTTTTCCTCACCAAAGCAACGTTATTTCTACGAAAGTGACGAAGAGTCGCATTCGCCAATTGTGATGATGTGTCAGCTtgaatcttaa